One part of the Streptomyces nigra genome encodes these proteins:
- a CDS encoding FtsX-like permease family protein: MLSLAAQMLRFRKGGFIATFVALAAGVAVLMTCALLVESGLRYHGTPQRYARTVAVVADRDLTVTHTTLGEKESTTLPLPERGSVPESLVPRIAALPGVSKAVGERWIPVTSPAAPGTRVTGHGWSSTPLAPYRLVAGAPPRSDADIAVDSRLADTARLHVGDRSEVVTGGRTLAVRISGIVEAPAARGSGSALFFTDARAARLDPRPGRFDAIGVLAEPGTDPAAVVTAVRRVADRAGVTTYTGEDRGLAEEPEAAAARDLTVRAGSAFGGYAAVVIVFVAASTVGLSVRHRRRELALLRAVAATPGQVRAMILAEVGLLGALAALVGVPTGLAATGWIRDELVDRHFVPETFAVRGGLLSGLAVTAAVALVAPAAAWIAALRTTRIRPTEALGEAAVEKGLGGRARIVSGLVFLAVGVSLIGVTGATAGDTALGAAIGMLYTFVLAIALLAPWINQGAARLLTPVLRTVWGNSGYLAAANLRASARGMVAVLTALVLSIGLGGTVWFLQDNLQRQTEAQAHDGTRARHALLSGAGLPASASEQARHIPGVEAATGVRRTAVVVRGGLEPTTASAQGIDPKGADRTMDLGVRSGGLEALGGKDTVAVSTALAGSAGWEVGDRAHLWLGDGTPVTLRVVAVYDRGFGFGDVTLGKATLAGHTRTGLDDHVLVRTAADASPAEVSAALAALARQYPGAAVTGTGRLTAELAADLAVSAWLNRMLILVLVGYAVLAAANTLIMAALARTGELSLLRLVGVTRGQIKRMIHAEQAGLLGVALAVGGAIAAVTLSSVVNAVTGERVPYVPVLGWVTIVAGTVTLALVAVLLPIGRVLRVSPVRGIGLRE, translated from the coding sequence GTGCTCTCCCTGGCCGCGCAGATGCTGCGCTTCCGCAAGGGCGGTTTCATCGCCACGTTCGTCGCGCTCGCCGCGGGCGTCGCCGTCCTGATGACCTGCGCGCTGCTCGTGGAGTCGGGCCTGCGGTACCACGGCACCCCGCAGCGCTACGCCCGGACCGTCGCCGTCGTCGCCGACCGGGACCTGACCGTCACCCACACGACGCTGGGGGAGAAGGAGTCCACCACCCTGCCCCTGCCGGAACGCGGCAGCGTCCCCGAGTCCCTCGTGCCCCGGATCGCCGCCCTGCCGGGCGTGTCGAAGGCGGTGGGCGAGCGGTGGATACCGGTCACGTCACCCGCCGCACCCGGCACCCGGGTCACCGGGCACGGCTGGTCGAGCACCCCGCTCGCCCCGTACCGGCTGGTCGCCGGGGCGCCACCGAGGTCCGACGCCGACATCGCCGTCGACTCCCGGCTGGCGGACACGGCGCGGCTGCACGTCGGCGACCGCAGCGAGGTCGTCACAGGGGGCCGCACCCTCGCGGTACGGATCAGCGGCATCGTAGAGGCGCCCGCCGCCCGAGGGAGCGGCAGCGCGCTGTTCTTCACGGACGCCCGGGCGGCCCGCCTCGACCCGCGCCCCGGCCGGTTCGACGCGATCGGCGTGCTCGCCGAGCCCGGCACCGACCCGGCGGCCGTCGTCACGGCCGTCCGCCGCGTCGCGGACCGCGCGGGCGTCACCACCTACACCGGCGAGGACCGCGGACTGGCCGAGGAACCCGAGGCGGCCGCAGCCCGTGACCTGACCGTCCGGGCCGGCAGCGCCTTCGGCGGCTACGCAGCGGTCGTCATCGTCTTCGTGGCGGCCTCCACGGTCGGTCTGTCGGTGCGTCACCGCCGCCGCGAGCTGGCCCTGTTGCGGGCCGTCGCGGCGACCCCCGGCCAGGTCCGGGCGATGATCCTCGCCGAGGTGGGCCTGCTCGGCGCGCTGGCCGCGCTCGTCGGCGTCCCCACCGGCCTGGCCGCCACCGGCTGGATCCGCGACGAACTCGTGGACCGGCACTTCGTCCCCGAGACGTTCGCCGTACGCGGCGGTCTGCTGTCCGGACTCGCGGTCACCGCCGCCGTCGCCCTGGTCGCGCCGGCCGCCGCGTGGATCGCCGCCCTGCGCACCACACGGATCAGGCCGACGGAGGCGCTCGGCGAGGCCGCCGTCGAGAAGGGCCTCGGCGGCCGGGCGCGGATCGTGTCCGGCCTGGTGTTCCTCGCGGTGGGCGTGTCCCTGATCGGGGTCACGGGTGCCACCGCCGGTGACACGGCACTCGGGGCCGCCATCGGCATGCTCTACACCTTCGTCCTCGCCATCGCGCTCCTCGCCCCCTGGATCAACCAGGGCGCGGCGCGTCTGCTCACCCCGGTCCTGCGCACGGTGTGGGGGAACAGCGGCTACCTCGCCGCCGCCAATCTGCGGGCGAGCGCCCGCGGCATGGTGGCCGTGCTGACCGCACTGGTGCTCTCCATCGGCCTCGGCGGCACCGTGTGGTTCCTCCAGGACAACCTCCAGCGCCAGACCGAGGCGCAGGCCCACGACGGCACCCGCGCCCGGCACGCCCTCTTGAGCGGTGCGGGCCTGCCCGCCTCCGCCTCCGAACAGGCCCGGCACATCCCGGGAGTCGAGGCCGCCACCGGAGTACGGCGCACGGCCGTGGTCGTGCGGGGCGGTCTGGAACCGACGACGGCATCCGCCCAGGGCATCGATCCGAAGGGCGCCGACCGGACCATGGACCTCGGCGTGCGGTCCGGCGGCCTCGAAGCCCTCGGCGGCAAGGACACCGTCGCCGTCTCCACCGCACTCGCCGGGTCCGCCGGCTGGGAGGTCGGCGACCGGGCACACCTGTGGCTCGGCGACGGCACCCCCGTCACCCTGCGGGTCGTCGCCGTCTACGACCGGGGGTTCGGCTTCGGTGACGTCACCCTCGGCAAGGCCACGCTCGCCGGGCACACCCGGACCGGCCTCGACGACCACGTCCTCGTCCGCACCGCCGCCGACGCCTCCCCGGCCGAGGTGAGCGCGGCCCTCGCCGCCCTCGCCCGCCAGTACCCGGGGGCCGCCGTCACCGGCACGGGCCGGCTGACCGCGGAACTCGCGGCGGACCTCGCCGTCAGCGCCTGGCTCAACCGGATGCTCATCCTCGTCCTCGTCGGCTACGCCGTCCTCGCCGCCGCCAACACCCTGATCATGGCCGCGCTGGCCCGCACCGGGGAACTGTCCCTGCTCCGCCTGGTCGGGGTGACCCGGGGCCAGATCAAGCGGATGATCCACGCCGAGCAGGCGGGGTTGCTGGGGGTCGCCCTCGCCGTCGGCGGGGCCATCGCCGCCGTCACCTTGTCCTCGGTCGTCAACGCCGTCACCGGCGAACGCGTCCCCTACGTGCCCGTGCTCGGCTGGGTCACGATCGTCGCGGGCACGGTCACGCTGGCCCTGGTCGCCGTGCTGCTGCCCATCGGCCGGGTGCTGCGTGTCAGCCCGGTACGGGGGATCGGGCTCCGGGAGTAG
- a CDS encoding PQQ-dependent sugar dehydrogenase: MRTRSPLPRRVRTALPAVVCALALALPLSPAAAAPGEAPAAPGGRAAPAAAAEDFQQVTLAKGVAEMGEPMTMTVLPDRSVLHTSRDGTLRRTDAAGTTSVAGRLDVYSHDEEGLQGVAADPGFASNRFVYLYYAPKLDTPAGDAPSNGSAADFTPFDGVNRLSRFVLKNDNTLALGSEKKILDVPASRGLCCHVGGDIDFDAAGNLYLSTGDDSNPFASDGFTPIDERASRNPAYDAQRSAGNTNDLRGKILRIKVDADGSYAIPSGNLFAPGTAKTRPEIYAMGFRNPFRMSVDRATGTVYVGDYGPDSGTASPSRGPAGQVEFNRVTKAGNFGWPYCTGKNDAYVDFDFATNTSGARFDCAAPRNTSPRNTGLTDLPPAQPAWIPYDGGSVPEFGNGSESPMGGPVYRYDAASSSDVKFPQEYDGDFFAGEFGRRWIKRIETGGDGTVQSINAFPWAGTQVMDMAFGPDGALYVLDYGTGYFNGDENSALYRIEHVTGGRAPLAQAKANVTSGKAPLAVSFSSAGSSDPDGDTLGYAWTFGDGATSTATNPSHTYTAEGQYTATLKVTDPGGKSATASVQITVGNTAPTVRIDTPADGQIYDFGAAIPFKVTVTDPEDGTIDCSRVKVNFIVGHDSHGHPQTSATGCTGTLQTLADGEHDPNANIFGVIDAEYTDKGAAGQPALTTHDQRVTQPSHRQAEHYGSSAGVQIITKTPAHGGRTVGEIHNGDWISFTPYALANARSFTARVSSAGAGGTIEVRAGSSTGTLLGTVTVPVTGGWETFQDVTTSLSNQPAGSTSLFLVFKGGGGALFDVDDFSFSTASGGGSRTGEVKGVNGKCLDIDAAGTADGTKVQIWTCNGTTAQRWTIGTDSTFRALGKCLDIDNAGTADGTKIQLWTCNGSAAQQWAPQADGTVRNPNSGKCLDASGGTWNDGTAVHLWTCHTGPNQKWTLP, encoded by the coding sequence CCTGCACACCTCGCGGGACGGCACACTGCGCCGCACCGACGCGGCCGGCACCACCAGCGTGGCCGGCAGGCTGGACGTCTACAGCCACGACGAGGAGGGCCTGCAGGGGGTCGCCGCCGACCCCGGGTTCGCGTCGAACCGGTTCGTCTACCTGTACTACGCGCCGAAACTCGACACCCCGGCCGGGGACGCCCCTTCGAACGGCTCGGCCGCCGACTTCACCCCGTTCGACGGGGTCAACCGGCTCTCCCGGTTCGTGCTGAAGAACGACAACACGCTCGCCCTCGGCAGCGAGAAGAAGATCCTGGACGTGCCCGCCTCCCGCGGCCTGTGCTGCCATGTCGGCGGTGACATCGACTTCGACGCGGCGGGCAACCTGTATCTGTCGACCGGCGACGACTCCAACCCGTTCGCCTCCGACGGCTTCACGCCGATCGACGAGCGCGCCTCCCGCAACCCGGCGTACGACGCACAGCGTTCCGCCGGCAACACCAACGACCTGCGCGGCAAGATCCTGCGGATCAAGGTCGACGCCGACGGCTCGTACGCGATCCCGTCCGGGAACCTCTTCGCACCCGGCACCGCGAAGACCCGGCCCGAGATCTACGCGATGGGCTTCCGCAACCCGTTCCGGATGAGCGTCGACCGGGCCACCGGCACCGTCTACGTCGGCGACTACGGCCCCGACTCCGGCACCGCCAGCCCCTCCCGCGGCCCCGCCGGACAGGTCGAGTTCAACCGCGTCACCAAGGCCGGGAACTTCGGCTGGCCGTACTGCACCGGCAAGAACGACGCCTACGTGGACTTCGACTTCGCGACCAACACGTCCGGCGCCAGGTTCGACTGCGCCGCACCGAGGAACACCTCGCCACGCAACACCGGCCTCACCGACCTGCCGCCCGCACAGCCCGCCTGGATCCCCTACGACGGAGGCTCCGTCCCGGAGTTCGGCAACGGCTCGGAGTCCCCGATGGGCGGCCCCGTCTACCGCTACGACGCCGCCTCCTCCTCGGACGTGAAGTTCCCGCAGGAGTACGACGGGGACTTCTTCGCCGGTGAGTTCGGCCGCCGCTGGATCAAGCGCATCGAGACCGGCGGCGACGGCACCGTGCAGTCCATCAACGCCTTCCCCTGGGCCGGCACCCAGGTGATGGACATGGCCTTCGGCCCGGACGGCGCCCTGTACGTCCTCGACTACGGCACCGGCTACTTCAACGGCGACGAGAACTCCGCGCTGTACCGCATCGAGCATGTGACGGGCGGGCGCGCCCCGTTGGCGCAGGCCAAGGCGAACGTCACCTCCGGCAAGGCCCCGCTGGCCGTGTCGTTCTCGTCGGCCGGCAGCAGCGACCCCGACGGCGACACGCTCGGCTACGCATGGACGTTCGGCGACGGCGCCACCTCCACCGCCACGAACCCGTCCCACACCTACACCGCCGAGGGCCAGTACACGGCCACGCTGAAGGTCACCGATCCCGGCGGCAAGTCGGCGACGGCGTCCGTGCAGATCACCGTCGGCAACACCGCCCCGACGGTCCGGATCGACACACCCGCCGACGGGCAGATCTACGACTTCGGCGCCGCCATCCCGTTCAAGGTGACGGTCACCGACCCGGAGGACGGCACGATCGACTGCTCCCGGGTGAAGGTCAACTTCATCGTCGGGCACGACAGTCACGGGCATCCGCAGACCTCCGCCACCGGCTGCACGGGCACGCTGCAGACCCTCGCGGACGGCGAGCACGACCCCAACGCCAATATCTTCGGGGTCATCGACGCCGAGTACACCGACAAGGGCGCGGCCGGCCAGCCCGCGCTGACGACGCACGACCAGCGGGTCACCCAGCCCAGCCACCGGCAGGCCGAGCACTACGGCTCCTCCGCGGGCGTGCAGATCATCACCAAGACCCCGGCGCACGGCGGCCGTACCGTCGGAGAGATCCACAACGGCGACTGGATCTCCTTCACTCCGTACGCTCTCGCCAACGCCCGGTCGTTCACCGCACGGGTCTCGTCGGCGGGCGCCGGCGGCACCATCGAGGTACGGGCCGGCTCCTCGACCGGCACGCTGCTCGGCACGGTCACCGTGCCCGTCACCGGCGGCTGGGAGACCTTCCAGGACGTCACGACGTCGCTGAGCAACCAGCCGGCCGGGTCCACCTCGCTCTTCCTCGTCTTCAAGGGCGGCGGCGGAGCGCTCTTCGACGTGGACGACTTCTCCTTCAGCACCGCCTCCGGAGGCGGCAGCCGCACAGGTGAGGTCAAGGGTGTGAACGGCAAGTGCCTGGACATCGACGCCGCGGGCACGGCCGACGGCACCAAGGTGCAGATCTGGACGTGCAACGGCACCACCGCCCAGCGCTGGACCATCGGCACCGACAGCACCTTCCGGGCGCTCGGCAAGTGCCTCGACATCGACAACGCCGGCACCGCCGACGGCACGAAGATCCAGCTGTGGACCTGCAACGGCTCCGCCGCCCAGCAGTGGGCCCCGCAGGCCGACGGCACCGTACGCAACCCCAACTCCGGGAAGTGCCTGGACGCCTCGGGCGGCACCTGGAACGACGGAACCGCCGTCCATCTGTGGACCTGCCACACCGGACCCAACCAGAAATGGACCCTGCCGTAG
- a CDS encoding ThuA domain-containing protein has protein sequence MRTLFKAATALFAGAALCMSPQASALPGGAPDAPATAAAADPAYRILVFSKTAGFRHSSIDEGIAALRDLGAANNFTVTATEDAGAFTTANLSQYRAVVFLSTTGDVLGGSQQTALEQYMGAGGGYVGVHAAADTEYDWPFYEGLAGALFQSHPAIQPATVKVEDRSHDATAHLGRTWQRTDEWYNYRTNPRSSAHVLASLDESSYSGGTMSGDHPIAWCKDYAGGRAFYTGGGHTEESYTDPAFRRHLLGGVRWAAGLTQADCRPETGYTSLFDGGGTTGWRQAGPGGFTLADGTLTSHGGLGLLWYDAKEFTGDYSLKLDWRMSGDDNSGVFVGFPASDDPWSAVDNGYEIQIDATDSADRTTGAVYGFKSADLAARDAALNPPGSWNTYEIRVTGERLELFLNGRKINDFTNTDPARSLRQGHIGLQNHGDGDEVAFRNIRIKQAGSPSGPRTGEVKGVNGKCLDVDNAGTADGTKVQIWTCNSSAAQRWTVGEDSTFRALGKCLDVSGAGTADGTRIQLWTCNGTGAQQWTPQTDGTVRNPLSGKCLDASGGTWNDGTAVHLWTCHTGSNQKWTLP, from the coding sequence ATGCGCACTCTGTTCAAAGCGGCCACCGCGTTGTTCGCCGGCGCCGCACTCTGCATGTCTCCCCAGGCCTCGGCGCTGCCGGGCGGGGCACCGGACGCGCCCGCCACAGCGGCGGCGGCCGACCCCGCCTACCGGATCCTGGTCTTCTCCAAGACGGCGGGCTTCCGTCACTCCTCGATCGACGAGGGCATCGCCGCACTGCGTGATCTGGGCGCGGCGAACAACTTCACCGTCACCGCCACCGAGGACGCGGGTGCCTTCACCACCGCCAACCTCAGCCAGTACCGCGCCGTCGTCTTCCTCTCCACCACGGGTGACGTGCTCGGCGGCTCCCAGCAGACGGCGCTCGAGCAGTACATGGGGGCGGGCGGCGGGTACGTCGGCGTCCACGCCGCCGCCGACACCGAGTACGACTGGCCGTTCTACGAGGGTCTGGCGGGCGCGCTCTTCCAGTCCCATCCCGCGATCCAGCCCGCCACCGTCAAGGTCGAGGACCGGTCGCACGACGCCACCGCCCATCTGGGCCGCACCTGGCAGCGCACGGACGAGTGGTACAACTACCGGACCAACCCCCGGAGTTCGGCACACGTCCTGGCCTCGCTGGACGAGTCCAGCTACTCCGGCGGCACCATGTCGGGCGACCATCCGATCGCCTGGTGCAAGGACTACGCCGGTGGCCGTGCCTTCTACACCGGCGGCGGCCACACCGAGGAGTCCTACACGGACCCGGCCTTCCGCCGGCACCTCCTCGGCGGGGTCCGCTGGGCCGCCGGACTCACCCAGGCCGACTGCCGCCCCGAGACCGGCTACACGTCCCTGTTCGACGGCGGCGGTACGACCGGCTGGAGGCAGGCGGGGCCCGGTGGCTTCACCCTTGCCGACGGCACCCTCACCTCGCACGGCGGGCTGGGCCTGCTCTGGTACGACGCCAAGGAGTTCACCGGCGACTACTCGCTCAAGCTGGACTGGCGGATGAGCGGCGACGACAACTCCGGTGTCTTCGTGGGCTTCCCGGCCTCCGACGACCCGTGGTCGGCCGTGGACAACGGCTACGAGATCCAGATCGACGCCACCGACAGCGCCGACCGGACCACGGGTGCCGTGTACGGGTTCAAGTCGGCCGACCTGGCCGCCCGGGACGCCGCGCTGAACCCGCCGGGCAGCTGGAACACGTACGAGATCCGGGTCACCGGGGAGCGGCTGGAGCTGTTCCTGAACGGGCGGAAGATCAACGACTTCACGAACACCGATCCGGCGCGCAGTCTGCGGCAGGGGCACATCGGTCTGCAGAACCACGGCGACGGTGACGAGGTGGCCTTCCGCAACATCCGGATCAAGCAGGCCGGGAGCCCGTCCGGCCCGCGCACGGGTGAGGTGAAGGGGGTGAACGGCAAGTGCCTGGACGTCGACAACGCGGGCACGGCGGATGGCACGAAGGTGCAGATCTGGACGTGCAACTCCAGCGCCGCCCAGCGCTGGACCGTAGGCGAGGACAGCACCTTCCGGGCGCTCGGCAAGTGTCTGGACGTCTCCGGCGCCGGCACCGCCGACGGTACGAGGATCCAGCTGTGGACCTGCAACGGCACGGGCGCCCAGCAGTGGACGCCCCAGACCGACGGCACCGTACGCAACCCCCTGTCCGGCAAGTGCCTGGACGCCTCGGGCGGCACCTGGAACGACGGAACCGCCGTCCATCTGTGGACCTGCCACACGGGCTCCAACCAGAAGTGGACCCTGCCGTGA